A stretch of Anaeromyxobacter dehalogenans 2CP-1 DNA encodes these proteins:
- the obgE gene encoding GTPase ObgE has translation MKFVDEVKIHVKAGDGGDGAVAWRREKFIPRGGPAGGDGGNGGDVVLEVDPQLSTLLDYRYIREHKARNGEKGSGSDMNGKDGADLVLRVPPGTVVKDAATGEQLCDLGAAGERVVIAKGGRGGLGNMNFASSTNQAPRYAEDGTPGAERDLVLELKLLADVGIVGYPNAGKSTLISRISRARPKIADYPFTTLTPNLGVVGWRERSFVVADIPGLIEGAHAGAGLGHQFLRHVERCRVLIHLVEGANPEPGRAPKPDLDAINAELAAYSDELARKPQIVAVTKIDVPEARAAGVKLQKLLGRRKKPVPVHLVSAVTGEGLDALLDAVGRALFKEARPHRGGGGKKLAKPRARA, from the coding sequence GTGAAGTTCGTCGACGAGGTGAAGATCCACGTGAAGGCCGGCGACGGCGGCGACGGTGCCGTCGCGTGGCGCCGCGAGAAGTTCATCCCGCGGGGCGGCCCGGCGGGCGGCGACGGCGGCAACGGCGGCGACGTGGTGCTGGAGGTCGATCCGCAGCTCTCCACCCTGCTCGACTACCGCTACATCCGCGAGCACAAGGCGCGGAACGGCGAGAAGGGCAGCGGCTCGGACATGAACGGCAAGGACGGCGCGGACCTGGTCCTGCGCGTCCCGCCGGGCACGGTGGTGAAGGACGCGGCCACCGGCGAGCAGCTCTGCGACCTGGGCGCCGCGGGCGAGCGCGTCGTGATCGCGAAGGGCGGCCGCGGCGGGCTCGGCAACATGAACTTCGCGAGCTCCACCAACCAGGCGCCGCGCTACGCCGAGGACGGCACGCCGGGCGCGGAGCGGGACCTCGTCCTCGAGCTGAAGCTGCTCGCCGACGTGGGGATCGTGGGCTACCCGAACGCCGGGAAGTCCACCCTCATCAGCCGCATCTCGCGCGCCCGGCCGAAGATCGCGGACTACCCGTTCACCACGCTCACGCCGAACCTCGGCGTGGTCGGCTGGCGCGAGCGGAGCTTCGTGGTCGCGGACATCCCGGGGCTCATCGAGGGCGCGCACGCCGGCGCCGGCCTGGGGCACCAGTTCCTCCGGCACGTGGAGCGCTGCCGCGTCCTCATCCACCTGGTGGAGGGCGCGAACCCGGAGCCGGGCCGCGCGCCCAAGCCCGATCTCGACGCGATCAACGCCGAGCTCGCCGCCTACTCCGACGAGCTGGCGCGGAAGCCGCAGATCGTGGCGGTGACCAAGATCGACGTCCCCGAGGCGCGCGCCGCCGGCGTGAAGCTGCAGAAGCTGCTCGGCCGGCGCAAGAAGCCGGTGCCGGTGCACCTCGTCTCCGCGGTCACCGGCGAGGGGCTCGACGCCCTCCTCGACGCGGTCGGGCGCGCGCTCTTCAAGGAGGCGCGGCCGCACCGCGGCGGCGGCGGCAAGAAGCTCGCGAAGCCGAGGGCGCGCGCGTGA
- the rpmA gene encoding 50S ribosomal protein L27, with protein MAHKKGQGSSRNGRDSPGQRRGIKVYGSEKVVAGNILVRQVGTLVHPGQNVGMGKDFTLFALIDGTVKYSRTRGDRRVVSVLPGA; from the coding sequence ATGGCTCACAAAAAGGGACAGGGCTCTTCGCGCAACGGGCGCGACTCTCCCGGCCAGCGCCGCGGGATCAAGGTCTACGGGTCCGAGAAGGTGGTCGCGGGCAACATCCTCGTCCGCCAGGTCGGCACGCTCGTCCATCCCGGCCAGAACGTCGGTATGGGCAAGGACTTCACGCTGTTCGCCCTCATCGACGGCACCGTGAAGTACAGCCGGACCCGCGGCGATCGCCGCGTGGTGTCGGTGCTCCCCGGGGCGTAA
- the rplU gene encoding 50S ribosomal protein L21: MYAVIRTGGKQYRVAQGDRVKIEKLAGDVGGKVNFDVLLVGGEGEAKVGTPTLAGVTVEGEIVAQDKHKKVIHFRKKKEGWTKKRGHRQPYTEVLITTVRA; this comes from the coding sequence ATGTACGCGGTGATTCGGACCGGCGGGAAGCAGTATCGCGTCGCCCAGGGCGACCGGGTGAAGATCGAGAAGCTCGCCGGCGACGTCGGCGGGAAGGTGAACTTCGACGTGCTGCTCGTCGGGGGTGAGGGCGAGGCGAAGGTCGGCACGCCGACCCTGGCCGGCGTCACCGTCGAGGGCGAGATCGTCGCCCAGGACAAGCACAAGAAGGTCATCCACTTCCGGAAGAAGAAGGAAGGCTGGACCAAGAAGCGGGGCCACCGTCAGCCCTACACCGAGGTCCTCATCACCACGGTCCGGGCCTAG
- a CDS encoding YkvA family protein produces MAPRTCPACGRPQGTNADCISCRDAAARELARDARDVTPETAGEHAEAARRFLARPPWYAKTAPAKLRSKLRLLWMVIRDYANGTYRKVPWKAVAALAAAVVYVVSPVDLIPDFLVPLGFTDDVLALALTWGLVKRELRDYCQWKGLSPAHFGL; encoded by the coding sequence ATGGCCCCCCGCACCTGCCCCGCCTGCGGCCGCCCCCAGGGCACGAACGCCGACTGCATCTCCTGCCGCGACGCCGCCGCCCGCGAGCTCGCCCGCGACGCGCGCGACGTGACGCCGGAGACCGCCGGCGAGCACGCGGAGGCGGCGCGGCGCTTCCTCGCGCGCCCGCCCTGGTACGCGAAGACCGCGCCGGCGAAGCTGCGCAGCAAGCTGCGCCTGCTCTGGATGGTCATCCGCGACTACGCGAACGGCACCTACCGCAAGGTCCCGTGGAAGGCGGTCGCGGCGCTGGCCGCGGCGGTGGTCTACGTGGTCTCCCCGGTGGACCTCATCCCCGACTTCCTGGTGCCGCTCGGCTTCACCGACGACGTCCTGGCGCTGGCGCTGACCTGGGGGCTCGTGAAGCGCGAGCTGCGCGATTACTGTCAGTGGAAGGGGCTGTCGCCGGCGCACTTCGGGCTGTGA
- a CDS encoding potassium transporter yields the protein MADLTHTRVFGQATRGLVAIGLRRRPLADLYHRLVTGSWARLCAVYALVYFVTAAGFEAAHYALGDAGPAARGSAVAALVALARGASADEVRAALAPRALAAGLVTGAEGFVRWAELVIGAGIVLAKFSLLRARVLFSEVAVIGPHRGGEALQFRMANERTSHVVDAKVSVMLVREELDDDGEPVRRAHDLPLVRGGTALFSHAWTAAHVIGPGSPLAGADAGALESAEAEVIVTFSGYDEALTRVIYARHVYPAARIRWGARFAPIVRTLPDGRRAVDYRRFHEVGEAEPASRPERARRRAREG from the coding sequence ATGGCGGACCTCACCCACACCCGCGTGTTCGGGCAGGCCACCCGCGGCCTGGTCGCGATCGGCCTGCGGCGCCGCCCGCTCGCCGACCTGTACCACCGGCTCGTCACCGGCTCCTGGGCGCGCCTCTGCGCCGTGTACGCGCTCGTGTACTTCGTCACCGCAGCGGGGTTCGAGGCGGCGCACTACGCGCTCGGCGACGCCGGGCCGGCGGCGCGCGGCTCCGCGGTGGCGGCGCTGGTGGCGCTCGCGCGCGGCGCCTCGGCCGACGAGGTGCGGGCGGCGCTCGCGCCCCGGGCGCTCGCGGCCGGGCTGGTGACGGGCGCCGAGGGGTTCGTGCGCTGGGCGGAGCTCGTGATCGGCGCGGGCATCGTCCTCGCGAAGTTCTCGCTGCTCCGCGCCCGGGTGCTGTTCAGCGAGGTGGCCGTGATCGGCCCGCACCGCGGGGGCGAGGCGCTCCAGTTCCGCATGGCGAACGAGCGCACCAGCCACGTGGTGGACGCGAAGGTGTCGGTGATGCTGGTGCGCGAGGAGCTCGACGACGACGGCGAGCCGGTCCGGCGCGCCCACGACCTGCCGCTGGTGCGCGGCGGCACCGCGCTGTTCTCGCACGCCTGGACCGCAGCCCACGTGATCGGGCCGGGCAGCCCGCTCGCCGGCGCGGACGCGGGCGCGCTGGAGAGCGCCGAGGCGGAGGTGATCGTGACGTTCAGCGGCTACGACGAGGCGCTCACCCGCGTCATCTACGCCCGCCACGTCTACCCCGCCGCGCGCATCCGCTGGGGCGCCCGCTTCGCGCCCATCGTGCGGACCTTGCCGGACGGGCGGCGCGCGGTGGACTACCGCCGCTTCCACGAGGTGGGCGAGGCCGAGCCCGCCTCCCGCCCCGAGCGCGCGCGGCGCCGCGCCCGCGAAGGGTGA
- the mtnA gene encoding S-methyl-5-thioribose-1-phosphate isomerase has protein sequence MTVREPLRPVLYDDARDLVRLLDQKALPAEERWLELSTADAVAAAIKDLTVRGAPAIGVAAAYALAVEARRGAGPERLRAAADLLARARPTAVNLAWAVRRMSARLGAPAADVLAEAHAIRDEDEAACRRIGALGAPLVPARARVLTHCNAGALATAGYGTALGVVRAAVESGNAISVFADETRPFLQGARLTAWELHRDGIPVTLLTDGMAGWLMARGEIGCVVVGADRIAANGDVANKIGTYALAVLAAHHRLPFYVAAPWSTVDLATPTGADIPIEERGADEVVMLAGQRIAPVGVPARYPAFDVTPAALVTAIVTERGVVRAPHAAGLAALASTR, from the coding sequence ATGACGGTACGTGAACCCCTGCGGCCGGTGCTGTACGACGACGCCCGCGATCTGGTGCGCCTGCTCGACCAGAAGGCGCTGCCGGCCGAGGAGCGCTGGCTCGAGCTCTCCACCGCCGACGCGGTGGCGGCCGCGATCAAGGACCTCACCGTGCGCGGCGCGCCCGCCATCGGCGTGGCGGCGGCCTACGCACTGGCCGTGGAGGCGCGGCGGGGCGCCGGCCCGGAGCGGCTGCGCGCCGCGGCGGACCTGCTCGCCCGCGCCCGGCCCACCGCGGTGAACCTGGCCTGGGCGGTGCGGCGCATGTCGGCGCGGCTCGGCGCGCCGGCCGCGGACGTGCTCGCCGAGGCGCACGCCATCCGCGACGAGGACGAGGCGGCCTGCCGCCGCATCGGCGCGCTCGGCGCGCCGCTCGTGCCCGCCCGCGCCCGGGTGCTCACCCACTGCAACGCCGGCGCGCTCGCCACCGCCGGCTACGGCACCGCGCTCGGGGTGGTGCGCGCGGCGGTCGAGTCCGGGAACGCCATCTCGGTGTTCGCCGACGAGACGCGCCCGTTCCTGCAGGGCGCCCGGCTCACCGCCTGGGAGCTGCACCGCGACGGCATCCCGGTGACGCTGCTCACCGACGGCATGGCCGGCTGGCTCATGGCGCGCGGCGAGATCGGCTGCGTGGTGGTGGGCGCCGACCGCATCGCCGCGAACGGCGACGTGGCGAACAAGATCGGCACCTACGCGCTGGCGGTGCTCGCGGCGCACCACCGGCTGCCCTTCTACGTGGCCGCCCCGTGGTCCACCGTGGACCTCGCCACGCCCACCGGCGCGGACATCCCCATCGAGGAGCGCGGCGCCGACGAGGTGGTCATGCTGGCCGGCCAGCGCATCGCGCCGGTCGGGGTCCCGGCGCGCTACCCGGCCTTCGACGTCACGCCCGCGGCGCTCGTCACCGCCATCGTGACCGAGCGCGGCGTGGTGCGCGCGCCGCACGCGGCCGGGCTGGCGGCGCTGGCCAGCACGCGGTAG